The region ATATGGTTTCTTAACGAACTTTATGATTGACCCATCCCTGAGTATCATTAATCTATTATTCACTATGGAGATATCCCTTTTACCAGCGGTGAAGGCGCCTGCGAAGTATATCCTTGGTGATCCATGGGCTATTACAGGGAAACCACCGGGCCCGGTTATTCTTTCGGGCAGGAAGCTTGGATTCACATCACCATTGGGGCCCACCTGCATGAAACCCAGCGAGGCCGCGTCTATGGCGCCTCCCTCGTAGATTATGAATTGGTCGGGCATGGGTATCACGGCCCTGGGTGATAGGGCAACGCCAAAGTCGTCATCACTCATTACGATGCCGCCCCATGGTCCTGACTCAACCGTGGTCATTATGTAATCCTCTAATCCCTCCCTCGTAATTACATCAGCGGCTAGTGCTGGTATCCCCACACCCAGGTTTATAGTGATTGGCCTGCCCAACCTCTCAATGAGTCTTGCAAACTCCAGGACAACTCTCCTGGCAATAACAAGTTCAAAATCAAGCCCCCTATTACTGGGTAGGCACACACTGCTTGCTATGACGCGACCGCATACACGTGGGTCATAATTAATACTCGCCGACTGAGTGTGGTACTGGGGAGGCGATACGACCACGTAATCGATGAGTGGTCCTGGGACGTGCACGTCCCTTGGACTAACGAGCTTACTCACGTAGAGAACCTGTGCGATAACAATGCCCGGGTTTGGCTGCGCCTTAACTGCCTGGGCCATTGCTAGTACGGAGCCGTATATGGCCTCCTCACTCATTGACAGGTTGCCGCCCTCATCGGCTGTACTACCTCTTATCAACCCAACATTGGGCTTTGGGCAATCATACAACAGGTACTCCTCACCCTTCACCTCAATTAACTCAACACTACAGGTCCTCCTCTCCCTAGCCAGGTCATTCAGGTAAACGCCGTCCTGCCTTGGGTCCAGGAAGGTCCCGAGCCCAACCTTGGTAATGGTGGGACTACCAGAGGCTACGCTCCTGAGCCAGCGGGTTGCGACGCCTATGGGGAATGAGTAAGCCTCAACCCTATTCTCAGCGGTGAGTCTTTGGAGCCAGGGAGCCATGCCAATGAATGGAATCATGAAGCCCCTCATGAAGCCAAAGTCATTATCCTCAAACATCCACCTAGCCACTAAATCCAAGGCCCTATTCCTGGCGGCGGGTAGTGAGTCGGAGATTATGAATAGGCCCCTGGGATGCCCTGTATTCCTGTACTTTTCATATAATTTTATGAGTAGGTACTCGGGTGTCGTGGCCATGTTAAAACCAGAAACAGCAATTACTGAGTAATCCCGGATTAAATCCAATGCCTCATTAACATCAACAACCTTACCCATCAACATTCCATAATTCCTGGGAATTTATACCTTAGTAAAGATGCATTTTTTGCATATCTACTTAACAAATTACCCATGAAAAATAAAATACGAAAATAAACAAATAAATATATAAAAATAATTATAAAGCGACCAATAAGAATATACCCATAACTACCTCACAATTATAGTATGGCATTAAGATCATTTCTCCTCTCTATATTGCCAGGACTCTACATCCTTTGGATGATGAGGGTTGGTGGGCCCGCCGGGACTTGAACCCGGGATCTCCCGCGATCTAATGCGGTGCATCGTCAGGCGGGCATCCTACCAGGCTAGACTACGGGCCCTTGGCATTAGTGCCTTTCCCTGTGTTTTTAAGTTCTTTGTTTCGTTATTCCCATGTTATTATTCTGCGTTGCTTCATGCTGCTGGTAATGCCTACAACGGCGGGTCTAGGCCTAACCCGTAATTCTTTAATGCCCTCATTACCCACATTCACTGATGCCTGAGGTTGTTGCCCTCGGTGAGCCCCTGGTTCAGTTTAATGCGGTGACCACGGGCCCCCTGAGACATGTTACCTACTTTGAGAAGCATGCCACTGGGTCTGAGGCCAATGTTTGTGTTGCTTTGGTTAGGCTTGGGGTTTCCTGTGGCTTGATTACTAGGCTTGGTCTTGATGAGTTTGGCTTGTTTATTTATAATTGGCTTAGGGGTGAGGGTGTTGATGTTAGTCGTATCAAGTTCGATCCTGAGAGGCCCACGGGTATTTACTTCGTTCAGAGGGGCTACCCACTCCCTGGTGTTAGTGATGTGGTTTATTACCGAAGGGGCTCCGCAGCCTCTGCACTGAGTCCTGGGGATGTTGATGCTGAGTACATTGGTGGTGCCAGGGTATTCCACACCAGTGGGATAACCCTGGCCATTAGTGAGAGCGCCAGGGACGCGGCTTTCAGGGCCATGGAGGTGGCCAGGTCCCGCAATGTCCTGGTGTCCTTCGATGTTAATTACAGGAGGAAGCTCTGGGCCAGGGAGGGCGATGCCGTGGGGGTTTTAACGAAGGCCCTGGGCTTTGTGGATATACTCTTCCTGGATAGTGATGAGGCAAGGTTACTCCTAGGTGTTTCGGAGCCCGGCGATGTGTTTAGGGAGGTTAGTGCCAGGTTTGGCATTGGCAAGGTTGTTCTTAAGCTTGGTGTTAAGGGCTCCATTGTGTATTGGGATGGTAAGGTGGCCAGGGCCGATGCCTTTAGGGTGCCTGTGGTGGATCCCATAGGCGCTGGTGATGCGTATGCCGGTGTCTTACTGGCCTCTGTGCTCAGGGGGTTGCCCATTGAGCAGGCGGTGGTTAGGGCCTCCGCAGCTGCGGCCATGGTTGTCATGACCAGGGGTGATGAGGAGAATTTACCCCGTGAGGAGGACCTTGAGAGGTTCCTTAGCGGTTATGGTAGGCAGGTTGACTTTAGGTGAATAAATTATTTAATGAGGTTTCACGGTGCATTCCACGGAGTGTTCACACACCTTTACAGGACATACTTTATTAAGGTTTTAAGGCGCTGCGGTTTCGATGAAGGCTTGGGTAATAGGTGTAATAGTAGTAGTGGTGGTAATAGCTGGAGTAGTTGCCTACTTATCAATGAGCCACATGTCAATAACGCCAAGCCCAGGCGTGAGTAGCGCTGTGTATGTTTACTTAACTGATAAGCCCGTTAAGGTGGATCACCTATACGTTACAATAAGCCAGGTGGCCTTTCACAAAGAGGGCGGTGGCAATGATACATGGGTCACGTGCTCCCTAACGGGCACAACCTTTGACCTAGCCCAGTTGGTCAATGCAAGCGAGTTAATGTCCCGGTGCTCATTACCCAATGGAACCTATAATCTAATATTCATAAGTGTTAGTGGGGTTCAGGCTGTGGTTAATGGGC is a window of Vulcanisaeta thermophila DNA encoding:
- a CDS encoding acyl CoA:acetate/3-ketoacid CoA transferase, with product MGKVVDVNEALDLIRDYSVIAVSGFNMATTPEYLLIKLYEKYRNTGHPRGLFIISDSLPAARNRALDLVARWMFEDNDFGFMRGFMIPFIGMAPWLQRLTAENRVEAYSFPIGVATRWLRSVASGSPTITKVGLGTFLDPRQDGVYLNDLARERRTCSVELIEVKGEEYLLYDCPKPNVGLIRGSTADEGGNLSMSEEAIYGSVLAMAQAVKAQPNPGIVIAQVLYVSKLVSPRDVHVPGPLIDYVVVSPPQYHTQSASINYDPRVCGRVIASSVCLPSNRGLDFELVIARRVVLEFARLIERLGRPITINLGVGIPALAADVITREGLEDYIMTTVESGPWGGIVMSDDDFGVALSPRAVIPMPDQFIIYEGGAIDAASLGFMQVGPNGDVNPSFLPERITGPGGFPVIAHGSPRIYFAGAFTAGKRDISIVNNRLMILRDGSIIKFVKKPYKIGFNAELGLKVGKEVLYITERAVFRLTNEGLVLEEYAPGIDIEKDILNKMEFKPLISRNLKPMDESLFREGPMGLLEIVKYAVKH
- the kdgK gene encoding bifunctional 2-dehydro-3-deoxygluconokinase/2-dehydro-3-deoxygalactonokinase encodes the protein MPEVVALGEPLVQFNAVTTGPLRHVTYFEKHATGSEANVCVALVRLGVSCGLITRLGLDEFGLFIYNWLRGEGVDVSRIKFDPERPTGIYFVQRGYPLPGVSDVVYYRRGSAASALSPGDVDAEYIGGARVFHTSGITLAISESARDAAFRAMEVARSRNVLVSFDVNYRRKLWAREGDAVGVLTKALGFVDILFLDSDEARLLLGVSEPGDVFREVSARFGIGKVVLKLGVKGSIVYWDGKVARADAFRVPVVDPIGAGDAYAGVLLASVLRGLPIEQAVVRASAAAAMVVMTRGDEENLPREEDLERFLSGYGRQVDFR
- a CDS encoding DUF4382 domain-containing protein, yielding MKAWVIGVIVVVVVIAGVVAYLSMSHMSITPSPGVSSAVYVYLTDKPVKVDHLYVTISQVAFHKEGGGNDTWVTCSLTGTTFDLAQLVNASELMSRCSLPNGTYNLIFISVSGVQAVVNGQTYNCTLPSGEFKVPLEPSPIVVNGTSYDVTVDFGAVRNVIITGSGKCLVTPVIHVGVSKH